One window of the Klebsiella oxytoca genome contains the following:
- a CDS encoding LysR family transcriptional regulator, whose protein sequence is MDKLESMQVYVCVVDTHSFARAAEVLGLPRSTVSRVIKELEAYLGIQLLQRTTRKLSVTPDGYHYYEECKRLLAEIATLESSFPGRFAQPTGRFKVGMPQSLARHCIIPRLPDFLQHYPDLELTLCSSDHVADLIQEGYDCAIRTGRIDDSTTLVARPLANFSWVIVASPAYIAAWGKPENLEHLERHRAVGYLNHRTGRPIEWFFTLAEEDRAIRMKETLVVDDTDAYIQAGIQGLGLIRIASYLAMPYLRSGQLVSCMDNFSFALPLSLVYPQNRYLPPSVRAFYAWSKSILQQVSSDK, encoded by the coding sequence ATGGATAAGCTGGAATCAATGCAGGTCTATGTTTGTGTCGTGGATACCCATAGTTTCGCCAGAGCGGCAGAGGTACTCGGTCTTCCGCGGTCAACGGTATCGCGGGTGATTAAGGAACTGGAAGCATATCTGGGAATTCAGCTTTTACAGCGAACGACCCGCAAGCTCAGCGTGACCCCGGACGGCTACCACTATTATGAAGAGTGCAAAAGGCTTCTGGCCGAGATAGCGACGCTCGAGTCCTCTTTTCCCGGCAGATTTGCCCAGCCCACAGGCCGTTTTAAAGTGGGGATGCCCCAGTCACTTGCCCGACACTGTATTATCCCCAGACTTCCTGATTTTCTGCAGCACTATCCCGACCTGGAGCTGACGCTCTGCTCAAGCGATCATGTGGCAGACCTTATTCAGGAAGGGTATGACTGCGCGATCCGCACCGGCAGAATTGACGATTCAACCACCCTCGTTGCTCGTCCGCTTGCTAATTTTAGCTGGGTGATTGTGGCCTCTCCGGCCTATATTGCCGCCTGGGGGAAGCCGGAAAATCTTGAACATCTGGAAAGACACCGCGCTGTTGGCTACCTGAACCATCGTACCGGGCGACCCATCGAGTGGTTTTTTACGCTGGCGGAGGAAGATCGCGCGATACGGATGAAAGAGACGCTGGTCGTTGATGATACCGATGCCTATATTCAGGCCGGAATACAAGGGCTTGGGTTAATTCGTATTGCCAGCTATCTGGCTATGCCGTATCTGCGCAGCGGCCAGCTGGTTTCCTGTATGGATAACTTCTCCTTTGCTTTGCCGCTTTCTCTGGTCTATCCGCAGAACAGATATCTGCCGCCTTCGGTACGCGCTTTTTATGCCTGGAGCAAAAGCATTTTGCAGCAAGTCAGCTCCGATAAATAA